In Gammaproteobacteria bacterium, the DNA window GGATGCGAGCCCGGCTGCGCAAGCGCGCAAGCCCGCGCCACGTCCCGGCGGTGATCCTGGAGGTGCCCGACATTCCGCGCACCCGGAGCGGAAAGATCGTGGAGCTGGCCGTCAGAGCCGTGGTCCACGGCGAGGCGGTCCGCAATCGCCAGGCGCTGGCGAACCCGGAGGCGCTGGAGCATTTCAGGGATCGGCCCGAGCTCACCGGCTGAAACGCCGGTGCGCGTCCGGCTCCCTCCGCCATCTGCGGTCTGTCGTCACAGCGGCGCGGCGATCGACTAGATTGGAGTCGTGCGCCGACCAACCCGCCCGCGGAGAAGCGATACGCCTTGGGGATCTACCGGAGTTTCGTCATGCTGGCGCTGCGCCGCCCCTCCGTGATTCCCGCGCTTCTGGGAGCGGGTTGGGCCTTTCGGCGCCGCGGCTGGTACCGGAAGCCCCCGTTTCTTCCGCTTCCCTCGGCTTCGTTCCTGCGCTGGAGGCTGGATACGGCCTACGGCGATCCCGGGGCCCGTCCCCCGGCGGACGAGGCCGAGCGGTTCCTGCGCTGGGCGGCGCGCATGCGGCGAGGCCGGTGAAGGCAGGCGGGCCGGCCTGGCGGGCGCCGTGAGCAAACGCGCGCGCATCCTGATCGCCGTGGTCACCGTGCTGATCGCGGTGGCGCTGGTTTCCTCCACGGTCGGACGGGCCATCTACGCCGGCCGCACCCCCGGGCTCGGCTCCTTCGCCGCCGTGCACTTCGCCGGGTATCTCTTCTTCCTGCTGATGCCGGTCGAGGCGCTCGTCCCCTACTATCAGACGGAGGGACACCCGGGCGGCGTGCTCGTCCTGCTGGCAGTCACGACCGCGCTGGCGGCCCAGGCCATCGACTACGGCATCGGCCGCGCCGTCGGGACCGGGATCCTGGAGGATCTCCTGGGACGCAAGCGCTACGCGAAGTTCAGCGGCCTCATCGCCCGGTGGGGCGGCTGGGCGATTCTCACCTTCAACCTGTTTCCGCTCTCGTCTCCCAACATGCTCCTGGTAGCCGGCATGTCGCGCTTCGGCGCGATCCGCGCGCTCGCCCTGAGCGCCGCTGGCCTCGTCGCCAAGTACGTCGCCATCGTCTACCTGTTCGATGCCCTGGGGGGAGAAGCCGGGTGAGCGGATTTCTGCCGTCGCGCTGCGCGTGCGCGGATGCTCGCGCCTGGCCACACCCGACCATCGTCCCGAGTCGCTGCCGGGGGTTACGCCGACCCGAAGGGCGCCCGTGCTGAGCGTCGCGGTCACCGGAAACATCGCATCCGGCAAGTCGACCGTGTTGAGGGCCTGGGCGCGGGCGGGCGTGCCGGTGATCAGCGCGGACGATCTCGCGCGCGAGGTGGTGGAGGCGGGGACGGACGGGCTGCGGGAAGTCGTGCGCGTCTTCGGAGAGGAGGTGCTGGGGCCGGACGGACAACTGGACCGGGCCCGGCTGCGCGACCGGGTGTTCCGCGACGAAGATGCCCGGCGCAAGCTGGAATCGATCCTGCATCCCCGCATTCGGGAGTCGCATGAAGGATGGCTGCGCGAGCAGCGGCGCCAGGGGGTGGAACTGGTCGCGGCCGAAATCCCGCTGCTCTTCGAGACCGGCTATGCTCGTGGGGTGGACGTTGCTATCGTAGTCGCCGCGCCGCGGGCCGTTCGCCTCGAACGCCTTGGGCGCCTGCGGGGCCTCGACGCGGAGGAGGCGGCCAGAATCATGAGCACCCAGGCGGACGCGGCCGAGACAGGCGCGATGGCGGATCACGTGATCCCCAACGACGGCACCCCGGCCGACCTCGAGTTGCGCGCGCTGGAGCTCCTGGCCCGGTTGAGGGCGCGGATTCGCCGGGAGCGCGGTTAGCAATGCCGGTGAACGGCCTTCTTCGCATCGACATGCACCTGCACACGCACGCGTCCTGGGACTGCCTCAGCGACCCGGAGAAGGTGCTCGAGAAGGCTCTCGCCAGAGGCCTGGATCGCATAGCCATCACCGACCACGACCGAATCTGGGCCGCGCGCGAGATGGCGCGCCGCTACCCGGACCGGATCATCCCCGGCGAAGAGGTGAAGACCGCGGAGGGCATCGATGTGATCGGTCTCTATCTCGAGGAGGAAATCGCAGGGGGGACGCCCGCCAGGGAGGTGTGCGCACGCGTCCGGGAGCAGGGCGGACTCGTGTATCTGCCCCACCCGTACGCCCGCGGCAAGGGCGGCTCGGGGCGCTACGCGGAAGAGCTGGCCGACCACGCCGACATCATCGAGGTCTTCAACGCCCGTCTGCATGACCCGGCGCTCAACCAGGCCGCGGCCGATCTGGCGGATCGCCGCAGGCTGCCCGGTGGAGCCGGATCGGACGCCCACACCTTGTGGGAGGTGGGCAGAGCCCGCGTGGAGCTCCCGGCCCATCCCAACCGGCCCGACGCCTTCCTGGAGGCGCTGGGTTCCGCCCGCGTCTCCGGGGCCGCCTCTCCGCACGTTGTGCACCTGGCTTCAACGTTCGCCAAGGTCGCCAGGCGGGTGGCGAGACCCGGAAGACCCGCAACAGGCGCCCGCGCCGACTGACAGGCTTTCAGCGACCAGTTCCCCGACCCGGCATGCGATACCACACCCCTTCCCATCGGCAGGAACAGGCCCGGCGAATGGCGTCCCGCCTGGCCCGCGCGAACAGCATCGTGCTCACGACCCACATGAACCCGGATGCCGACGGAGCCGGATCGGCAGTCGCGCTGCTCGCGTGGTTGCGCGACCGGGGCGCCGAAGGCTGGTTCGTGCCGCCGACGCCGCTTCCGGAGCGCTACCGATTCCTGCTTCCCGAGCAGGATTGGCACCTCCCCGCGAGGTCCGCCGACGCCGCGCGGGCGTGCGCGGCTGCGGACCTGGTCGTGGTGGTGGACGCCGGAGACCTGCGCCGCCTGGGCCGGGTGAAGCCGATGGTCGAAGGGCGGCCCACGGTGGTGATCGACCACCACACCACGCCCGTCCGCCCCATCCCCGGCGACCGCCTGGTCGACACCGGAGCATGCGCAACCGCGGAACTGGTGTACGACATCCTGATGGCCGCGGGAGCGCGCTGGACGCCGGCCATCGACAACGCGCTCTACACCGCCATCGTCGACGACACGGGGTCCTTCGCCTACAGCAACGTCACCCCCGACACCCATCTGCTGGCGGCCGAACTGGTGCAGCGGGGCGTCGATGTGGTCGGGATCCACCGGCAGCTCTTCGAGTCGATGGACGTGCGGCGGCTCAAGCTGCTGCGGGAGTGCCTGGGAGAGTTGCGGGCCGAGGACGGCCTGTCCTGGATCACGGTGCCCGACCAGGCCTATCGTGACCTGAAGGCCACAGGCGACGACCTGGAGGGGCTCGTGAACTATCCCCGGGCCATCAAGGGGGTGGAGGTCGCGATGTTGTTCCGCACTACGAACGACGGCGCGACCAAGGTGTCGTTCCGTTCCAACGGGGCGGTCGACGTGGACGGGATCGCCCGCAGCTTCGGGGGTGGCGGCCACGCCAAGGCGGCAGGGGCGCTGGTGTCACGCCCCCTGGAGGAAGTGCGCGCCGACGTCGTGAACGCCGCCCGCGCCCTGGTGCGGGAATGAGCGACCCGGGGGTCCCCGAAGGGCTGGCCACGACCCTCGCCCTGGTGCGCAGCCGCCTCGGCGCGGACTCCATCGATCGTCTCTGGATCTTCCCCCCGATGACCCGGGGGCGGCGCGAGCGCGGGCTGGTTGCGATAAGTTGCTTTGCTGGAGAGGAGCGTCGCCGATTGTTCACGGCCGCCTACCAGGCCAGGAGGCGTGGCCTCGACCTCGGCGTGGACCCCGAGTTCGTCGAGCAGGGCCTGGCTCCCGTGGATTCGCTTGCGCGCGTGATGGCCGGGGTCGTCCGGCGCGAATCGCTCCAGCTCGGAGATCCGCGCGAGATCGTTATCGGGGGCGACGCTGCGGCGCTGGACGGTCTTGTGGCTGAACTTGAGGAGCGCGTCAGGGTCCAAGGATTATGAAGACGACGGCAGCCCACCCCTTCGTTCGCCTGTTTGGCCGTTATCTGCGCGACCAGGGTTTCCCAATGACCCAGCAGCGCGCGTCCGTCGCCGACGTGGTGTTCGGTTCCGACGAGCACCTCTCGGTGGAGGAGATCGAAGGCTGTCTGCGCGCTCGGGGCGAGCGCATCGGCAAGGCCACCATCTATCGCACGCTCGATCTGTTGGTGCGCTCCAAGCTGGTCGACGAGCACGACTTCGGGGAAGGCTTCAAGCGCTACGAACATCGCCTGTCGCGCCAGCCGGTGCACGAGCATCTCATCTGCCTGTCGTGCGGCAAGGTCACCGAGTTCCACTCGCGCGAGATCGTGCGGCTGGAGGCGCGGGTGGCGCGCGAGCACGGCTTTCGGCCCTCCCGCCACAAGCTCGAGATCTACGGCCTGTGCGCCGATTGCCGGCAGTCGGGAGCGAGGCTCGACGATGAAGGGCTGACCTGCCCCATCGAGACCATCTGAACGGGCACCGTACGATGCCGAATCTGAGGTCGCCGGGCACGGGCCGGGGCACGGTCGTCGACGAAGCGGCGACCGGGTCCCTTCCGGCAGCCTTGACGGGACTGAGCTGGGGGCTTCCGCGCACGTTTCTCGGCCTCGACGAGGCGACCAGCGCCTTCGCGTCCGCGCGCTCTCTCATCCTTCCCGTCCCCTACGAGGCCACGACCTCGTGGGGCACGGGAACCCGCTACGGGCCGCGCGCCATCCTGGATGCGTCCCAGTACGTCGAACTCTACGACAACGAGCTGGATGCCGTGCCGTGCCGTGCCGGCATCCACACGCTGCCCGCCCTGGAGCTTACCCGCGACGGGCCCGCCGCCGCCCTGGCGGAGCTGGAGGAAGCCTGGGGAGCCGTTTACGATGCAGCCGACGGCCGCTTCCTGACGATGCTGGGCGGCGAGCATTCCATCTCCTCCGCGGCCATCCGCGCGGCTGCGGCGCGGCATCCGGAACGCCTCTCCGTGCTTCAGCTCGACGCCCACGCCGATCTGCGCGCCTCACACGACGGCTCTCCCTTCTCGCACGCGTGCGCGATGACCCGGGTCGTGGACCGGGCCGACATCGTCGCGGTCGGACTGCGCGGGGTCAGCCTCGAGGAGGTGGAGGCGGCGCGCCGCGAGCCCGGCGTCACGTTCATCTTCGCGGACGAGATGGAGCGGGACGAAGCCTGGATGGACCGCGCCCTGGACGCGCTCGGGCCGCTGGTGTACCTCACCTTCGACATCGACTACTTCGACCCGTCGCTGGTTCCGAGCACTGGAGCGCCCGAGCCGGGAGGCGGCGCATGGTACCCGACGCTGCGATTCCTGCGCCGGGTCTTCGCCGAGCGCCGGGTGGTGGCCGCCGACGTGGTGGAGCTGGCGCCCATTCCGGGCCTGCGGGCGCCGGACTTTCTGGTCGCCCGACTGGTCTACAAGCTGATCGCGTACGCGACCGCGGACGGCGCATCGTGAGCGCTTCCGCCCGCCCCCAGCCGGTAGACACGCCGGGCGCCGTTCAGCCCTCGGACCGGCCGCGCGCCCCGGCCGGCCCCGCAGACCTCGGCCTCGCGCGCGCACCACAGCGGACATCCACTCTGTCCTTCGGCCTGGAAGTCACGCCCTACGACGTTCTGGCGAAGGCCATGGATCGCTCCGCGGGCGCCCCGCGCATCGACGACAACGAAATCCGGCTGAACTTCGATGGACCGCATACCTTCGAGAGCTGGATCGACGCCATCGAGAGCGCCCGCCGTTTCGTCCATTTCGAGAACTATGTCGTTCGCGACGACAGGACCGGCCGCGCCTTCCGCGATATCCTGGTGGCCAAGGCGGAGCAGGGCGTGGAGGTACGGGTCCTCTACGACTGGGTGGGATGCTGGGCGACGCCCGCCCGCTACTGGAAGCCGTTCCGCGAGAAGGGCGTCCAGGTGCGCGCCTTCAACCGGCCCGCCCTGCGCGATCCCTTCGGCGTGCTTCAGCGCGACCACCGCAAGCTGGTGTGCGTAGACGGCGAAGTGGCTTTCGTCGGGGGGTTCTGCATCGGCGACGAGTGGGCGGGCACCGAGGATCGCGCGCCCTGGCGCGACACCGGCGCCGAACTGCGGGGTCCGGCGGCGCTGGCGGCGGCGCGCGCGTTCGGACGGCTGTGGGACGAGATCGGCGACCCCGTGCCCGCGGAACTGCTGGACGAGGTCGTGCCGGAGGCGGCGGGCCAGACCCCGGTCTGGGTCATCGAGGGCAGACCCTGGAGGGCCCGGGTCTACCGGGTGACCCAGTTGGCCGCCGCCAGCGTGCGCCGGCGACTCTGGATCACCGATCCCTACTTCATCGCGCCTCGCCCGGTCGCCGAAGCGCTGGCCGCCGCCGCCCGGGACGGAGTGGATGTGCGCATCCTGGTGCCCGCCCACAACAACTGGCCTCTGGTAGGAAGCCTGGCGCGGGGGGGATACCGGGATCTCCTGAAGGCGGGCGTGCGGCTGTTCGAGTGGCAGGGGCCGATGATTCACGCCAAGACGGCGGTCGCCGACGGGGTCTGGAGCCGCATCGGATCGAGCAACCTCAACGCGGCCAGCCTGCTCGGCAACTGGGAGATCGACATCGGCGTGCTCGACCGCAAGCTGGCCCGGCAGCTGGAAGGCCTCTTCCTGGCCGACTTGGCCTCGTCGATCGAGATCGTCCTGCCCTCCGGACGGCACGGACGTGCGGCGCGACCTCCCGCCAGGGAGCCCGAGCAGCGCCCCATCGAGCCTCCGGAGCGCCTCCTTGAGCGGCTGGAGCACTGGCGCCAGTCCCCCGACCGCGGTGGCTGGCGCATCAGCGACCTGGTGCGCGCGGGCTCGACCCTGGGCGACGCCATCGCCGGCCGCCGCCTGCTGGAGCGGGAGGCGCGCACCGTGCTGGGCACCACGGCCGGCATACTCATCGGGCTCGCGCTGCTGTCCGCCTTCTTCCCCCGAACCGTGGCCTGGACCTTCGCGGCCATTCTGGGGTGGCTGGGGGTCACGGCCGGTGCCCGCGCCTGGGCGGAGGCCAGACGCGCCCGCTCGGGCCCGGCATCCGAGGAAACCGCGCAGACGGACATCCGGCCTCCACCGACATCCGCAGCTCGTCCCCAGCCCCGGAAAAGCAATCCGTGACCGATTCGATACCCTTGGCGGGCGTCTTCCTGGCGGGAACGATTTCCTTCCTCTCCCCCTGCGTGCTTCCTCTGGTGCCCGGCTACCTCTCGTTCATCACGGGCATGAGCCTGGAGGACCTGCAGGCAGGCGTGGACCGGCGCGCCGCGGTGATCCATTCGCTCCTGTTCGTCTCCGGGTTCACGCTGATCTTCGTCCTGATGGGCGCGTCGGCCTCCTTCCTGGGCCAGTTCTTCCGCGCCTACGACCTGTGGATCGCGCGCATCGGCGGTGTGATCATCATCGTCCTGGGGCTGTACCTGGCCGGCGTGCTGCGGCTGACCCCGCTGGACCGGGAACGGCGCGTGCATCTGAACGACAAGCCCGTCGGCCACCTGGGAACCCTGGGCGTGGGGGCAGCCTTCGCGGCGGGATGGACGCCGTGCATCGGGCCCATGCTGGGGACGGCGCTCACCCTGGCCGCAACGGCCGAATACATGTGGGCGGGCGTGGGATACCTCTTCGTCTACTCGATGGGGCTCGCGGTGCCGTTTCTTCTGTCCACGCTCGCAGTGGATGCCTTCCTGCGCGGCTTTCAGCGCTTCCGGCACCTGCTTCCCGCGCTTCAGGTCTCGGCGGGCGTTCTCCTGATCGTCCTCGGCGTGATGCTGGTCAGCGGCTCGTTCACCGTGCTCAGCACGTACCTGATCCGCTTCACGCCCGACTTTATTCTGGAGATGCTCTGACCTCCGCCTCGGCTTCGATCTCCACCCGGTAGCCCTCGCCGACCAGCCCCGTGCGGATGAGGGTGTTGGCGGGCAGCACCTCGCGAAAGCGGTGTCCGTGCGCGCGCGCCACGGCCTCCCAGTCGGCGGCGTCCCGGATGTAGAGCCGGGTGCGCACGACGTCGGCGAGCCCGGCGCCCAGCGAGTTCAGCGCGCCCTCCACCTTGTCGATGGCGAAGTGGGTCTGGGCGCCGGCGTCGTCGCCCCCGATGAGGCGGCTGCCGTGGGTCGCGGTGGTGCCCGCGACCCAGATGCGGTTGCCGGACCTCACGGCGCGGCTGAAGCCGGCCACGTCCTCCCACATGGTCCCGGACGAGACCCGCGCGCGTCCGTCGCTCCGGTGTCGCACCGGATATGGTGAAGGGAAGCGGGTGACGTGGTGGCGCAGATCGCCCGCCGCGGTCAGGTAGGGCGGGCGCCGGTACTCGTCACCGCAGTCCCCCGGGATGGGATCCAGGCGCGCAGCCGCCCCATCCAGCTCGGCGAGCGCATCGCCGTCCAGCGAGAAGTCGAAGAGCCGCAGGTTGTCTTCGAGGTAGCTCCGCCCGCCCGGCCGCGCACCCACGATCACCCCGGCCACCCCGGGCTGCTCGAGCACGTAGCGTCCGGCCACGTTGGCCACCGACACGCCCAGCCGGTCCGCGACCCGCCGCGCCGCCCGCAGCACCTCCTGAAAGCGGTCCCACCCCCCCGCCTGGTCCACGAAGCGGCGGTACTTCATCTGCGACCAGGTGAGCGCGTCGTCGATCGGAGGCGCCGGACGGCCCAGCCAGCGGTCGCTCAGCAGCCCC includes these proteins:
- the coaE gene encoding dephospho-CoA kinase (Dephospho-CoA kinase (CoaE) performs the final step in coenzyme A biosynthesis.), with the translated sequence MLSVAVTGNIASGKSTVLRAWARAGVPVISADDLAREVVEAGTDGLREVVRVFGEEVLGPDGQLDRARLRDRVFRDEDARRKLESILHPRIRESHEGWLREQRRQGVELVAAEIPLLFETGYARGVDVAIVVAAPRAVRLERLGRLRGLDAEEAARIMSTQADAAETGAMADHVIPNDGTPADLELRALELLARLRARIRRERG
- a CDS encoding PHP domain-containing protein, which codes for MNGLLRIDMHLHTHASWDCLSDPEKVLEKALARGLDRIAITDHDRIWAAREMARRYPDRIIPGEEVKTAEGIDVIGLYLEEEIAGGTPAREVCARVREQGGLVYLPHPYARGKGGSGRYAEELADHADIIEVFNARLHDPALNQAAADLADRRRLPGGAGSDAHTLWEVGRARVELPAHPNRPDAFLEALGSARVSGAASPHVVHLASTFAKVARRVARPGRPATGARAD
- a CDS encoding bifunctional oligoribonuclease/PAP phosphatase NrnA; this translates as MASRLARANSIVLTTHMNPDADGAGSAVALLAWLRDRGAEGWFVPPTPLPERYRFLLPEQDWHLPARSADAARACAAADLVVVVDAGDLRRLGRVKPMVEGRPTVVIDHHTTPVRPIPGDRLVDTGACATAELVYDILMAAGARWTPAIDNALYTAIVDDTGSFAYSNVTPDTHLLAAELVQRGVDVVGIHRQLFESMDVRRLKLLRECLGELRAEDGLSWITVPDQAYRDLKATGDDLEGLVNYPRAIKGVEVAMLFRTTNDGATKVSFRSNGAVDVDGIARSFGGGGHAKAAGALVSRPLEEVRADVVNAARALVRE
- a CDS encoding Fur family transcriptional regulator, giving the protein MKTTAAHPFVRLFGRYLRDQGFPMTQQRASVADVVFGSDEHLSVEEIEGCLRARGERIGKATIYRTLDLLVRSKLVDEHDFGEGFKRYEHRLSRQPVHEHLICLSCGKVTEFHSREIVRLEARVAREHGFRPSRHKLEIYGLCADCRQSGARLDDEGLTCPIETI
- the speB gene encoding agmatinase — protein: MPNLRSPGTGRGTVVDEAATGSLPAALTGLSWGLPRTFLGLDEATSAFASARSLILPVPYEATTSWGTGTRYGPRAILDASQYVELYDNELDAVPCRAGIHTLPALELTRDGPAAALAELEEAWGAVYDAADGRFLTMLGGEHSISSAAIRAAAARHPERLSVLQLDAHADLRASHDGSPFSHACAMTRVVDRADIVAVGLRGVSLEEVEAARREPGVTFIFADEMERDEAWMDRALDALGPLVYLTFDIDYFDPSLVPSTGAPEPGGGAWYPTLRFLRRVFAERRVVAADVVELAPIPGLRAPDFLVARLVYKLIAYATADGAS
- a CDS encoding phospholipase D-like domain-containing protein, whose product is MSASARPQPVDTPGAVQPSDRPRAPAGPADLGLARAPQRTSTLSFGLEVTPYDVLAKAMDRSAGAPRIDDNEIRLNFDGPHTFESWIDAIESARRFVHFENYVVRDDRTGRAFRDILVAKAEQGVEVRVLYDWVGCWATPARYWKPFREKGVQVRAFNRPALRDPFGVLQRDHRKLVCVDGEVAFVGGFCIGDEWAGTEDRAPWRDTGAELRGPAALAAARAFGRLWDEIGDPVPAELLDEVVPEAAGQTPVWVIEGRPWRARVYRVTQLAAASVRRRLWITDPYFIAPRPVAEALAAAARDGVDVRILVPAHNNWPLVGSLARGGYRDLLKAGVRLFEWQGPMIHAKTAVADGVWSRIGSSNLNAASLLGNWEIDIGVLDRKLARQLEGLFLADLASSIEIVLPSGRHGRAARPPAREPEQRPIEPPERLLERLEHWRQSPDRGGWRISDLVRAGSTLGDAIAGRRLLEREARTVLGTTAGILIGLALLSAFFPRTVAWTFAAILGWLGVTAGARAWAEARRARSGPASEETAQTDIRPPPTSAARPQPRKSNP
- a CDS encoding cytochrome c biogenesis protein CcdA, whose product is MTDSIPLAGVFLAGTISFLSPCVLPLVPGYLSFITGMSLEDLQAGVDRRAAVIHSLLFVSGFTLIFVLMGASASFLGQFFRAYDLWIARIGGVIIIVLGLYLAGVLRLTPLDRERRVHLNDKPVGHLGTLGVGAAFAAGWTPCIGPMLGTALTLAATAEYMWAGVGYLFVYSMGLAVPFLLSTLAVDAFLRGFQRFRHLLPALQVSAGVLLIVLGVMLVSGSFTVLSTYLIRFTPDFILEML
- a CDS encoding aldo/keto reductase; the encoded protein is MSVERRLLAPGLRVSRVLNGLWQVADAERGGTELDPKAAARALEAHVEAGFDTFDAADHYGSAEIIAGTLARRREGVRVLTKWVPSPGASSRAEVEAAVDRALRRIGVERIDLLQFHAWNYADPSWLDCLFHLTDLKADGQILHLGVTNLDAVHLDMALHSGIPIVCNQVCYSLLDRRPATAMAEVCRTHGVQLLAYGTLAGGLLSDRWLGRPAPPIDDALTWSQMKYRRFVDQAGGWDRFQEVLRAARRVADRLGVSVANVAGRYVLEQPGVAGVIVGARPGGRSYLEDNLRLFDFSLDGDALAELDGAAARLDPIPGDCGDEYRRPPYLTAAGDLRHHVTRFPSPYPVRHRSDGRARVSSGTMWEDVAGFSRAVRSGNRIWVAGTTATHGSRLIGGDDAGAQTHFAIDKVEGALNSLGAGLADVVRTRLYIRDAADWEAVARAHGHRFREVLPANTLIRTGLVGEGYRVEIEAEAEVRASPE